The following nucleotide sequence is from Triticum dicoccoides isolate Atlit2015 ecotype Zavitan chromosome 7B, WEW_v2.0, whole genome shotgun sequence.
TGAATCTTCATatgtctttacctaataataaagcaccgaTCGCTTCTTACCACCATAATTTCGTCCGTTTTGGTCCGTCCACCTCTTGCTTTTATAATTTTTGTATGGTTATGTATACAGCTTGATAAGTCAATGGGCCAAAATTTTATTGGCCGCTTAAAACATTCAACATCACGACCTGCCTTCCCTCCCATAACGAGGCAGCAAACAAAAAAAAGGTTTCCTTATGCCTCTGCTAGAATTCCAGATTCTAATTAATAATCCCACCCCGCCTTTTTACATTAAATTCTAGCAACTTATATAGGTTTCGAGTTGCCAGAATCAACAAGCCAGCAAAAAGAGGATGAGATATGTATGCCATGCATCACCAATCGGAAAATGCTGAGTCCCTAGCCCTGAATTGAAGATCACGACCGATCAAAGATGTGAGAGAGGGAGATGAAATCCAAAAAAATAGCctactactatcctaaagggaGGCGATATGAGAAATCCAAAAAAAGCATCATGGATGATGCCCAGCCTAATATCCTTAATGGACCGGTAAATATTTTTGAGTCCTATCCGTAAAAAAGAAAATATCTTTTAGTCCGTCACACGGACGTGTTAGCGTGTACACATGAGTTTATTCTTTGAACTATGCAAACTTTTTTTAACACAAATGCAGATAGTCTTCGAGCAGTATTGATCCGGTTTCACACGAGTGCACAATAAATCACGGGTGCCAAAATACAGACGTTTATGTGTCATGACAATAGAGTCTTTAATTGATCTCAATGAAGCTATCGTTTTGGATCACGGAAATTATGCTATAACTGACGTCCCTGAAATGGACATGTTTGGCGTGGTATGGAGGAACTTGGCAGCCAACTTATACACACTTTTGCCCCAAACATTGATGCTATGGACGAACAACAACAATTGCATCCAGGTAAAATTATTTTGAAATTGTTGCATGCATAATATTTGTATTACCTGATGGTAGTACAATGAGTAATATGTCGATGTGATATGCTTTTTCACTAAGCATCGATGATCTGCCCTACAATGTCATAACACTTTTGCCCCAAAGAAACATATTTGTTAATTGATCTATCATCTTTTTGTCATCATGAAACTTACTCTCTATCTGTCCAGCTTGATTAATGATAACTTTGCAATGAAGCATGtgaatttttttctcccgttgcaacgcacgggcatgtttgctagttttAAAAAAACTATAACAGTACAAAAGTGGCAGTACAAATATTACCATTATTTGCAGGTATGCTATCATTAAATCCACTTTAGCTACCAGGTAGTAAATCAATATACTATACCGGAAAGGTAACAAGAAAGGAACCTAGCCTCTGCCACTGGACCGGGACCGACATCTCCATGTTTAGGTTTCCTTCCAAGTTAGTTTTTCTATTTTATCCTATACCAAATTTATGAAAAAACAGGCCAACGATGgcgttaggctggtcatagtggggagtaacttatactagtatcatgcatatgatactagtctaagttactacctccatagtgcaaagtaaataatagtagtgtcatagatggcttcatttattagctcatagactcattttgcctcgggAAATGCTATGTTACAGTAATATAGAGTTAAATACGTTGGAAGTGCCTCAACTTGTCTTGCGCGGTCAGTTTAGTGCCTAAAGTTGCAAAATACATGAAACTGGTGCTTGATCTTGTCCAGCTGTGCAAATACAGTGCCTCCATTCGTATCCAGACGTACGTTGCCGGTGGCCTACCCGGTCGTGGGGATTTTTGTGAAAAACCCCCTCATatttttatttaatcacatatgataGCCCCATAAATTTACAGATTGCGTTGCACGCACAGGCTGTCCACCAGGCCGGCCATACTTTTGTTAGTAGATATAGACTAGGTCATACTTTATATTGCGTTGTTATGCAAAATGGAATTTTGAAGCACTGGCACATTGTGCCCTTTTTTTGAAAGTCAAATAAATGGATTTTTACAGCTAAAAAACTTCTCACATTTTTTGTACATGCACACATAGAAGTGCAATATATCAGTGTGATTTTTTTTATCCAAATCTGTATTTGTTTGTGAGAGATACAGAAAAAGAGAGTAAAATACATGAAAAAATCAGCTTATTGTTTTGGCCTGATTATTTTCCTTTTTgcagggtataatataacaaaattTCAAACAAAACTTGAAAGTCGCTTAGAGAACATGCATATATTtttgtttgaaaattttaaaatttgtatGAAACTTTTAAGTGCCAGTTTTTAAACTTTCAAGAAAAAACGTACTCCATCATGCTCCCAAATTCCACTTTGGTTGCTATGTACCTCTCAAAGGTGTTCAGTTGCTATATATATGGTGCTCCTATGGGTCTGCACAATTACTTTTCaagttctttatttttatttttcatattaCTTTTACCATTTCAAAAAagaaatgcaagaacaaaatagaaCTGCCATAAACTTTAAGAAAGTGTtagtgcatttgaaaaatgttcaacatgtttttggaaaatGTTTCACATGTTTTAAAAAATTATAACgcatttttgaaaaatgtttgtcgTGCGTTAAAAAAGTTTACAACATGTAGTTTTAAAAGAGTTCAACGTTGTGTGAAAAGTTATTGTGTAAATTATCCTTACACTTATACAAACATGGTTGACATTTTTTATTCTTAAATTTAGACAATAATTTCTAATATAGGTTGAAATATTTAAATCCACATAAATAAAGTTCATGTCTACCTATTCAAAGTACACAagaatgaaaatgaaaaaaatatgtaAATATATAAAATAATAGCATATTGATAATTGTATTTTTCATATGGAAAAAAATTATGTGTTATGAAACTAAACAGGAACttggagaaaaataaaaagaagaaaattgCATAGCTTTCTAGGTAGGAGTTCAATTCGAAGCATGGTTCGGCCGGTTGGTCAGATCGTGCTATTGTTAAACATGATGTGCTAGGTTTGATACTCCTCCATGGAGTTTATTTTCATGTTATTTCTTGCTATCACACAGTGTATTTGATGACTTTTCTATTGATTAAATAAAATATGAGTTTTTTTTTGTAAAAACATCCTCATGCGTGGGCCACCCAGCGCCTCTTAGCCACTGTTAGGTGAGCCACGTCACATTTGTACGCCACACGGGCTGGACGTACATCCCGATATGAATGGAGGCACCGTATTTACACGGCCGAACAAGTtggggcaccagtttcacgtatttTGCAACTTTAGGCACTAAACTGACCGCAAAGAACAAGTTGAGGCACCTCTAGTGTATTTAactcagtaacatattatgttaccgcaaacatctctttccttattaaatacatgccacataagcaaaattgtcttgggatgtgttaagttactacctaagttacctccactatggctagccttatcTATGCAGTCATATCTGCTACAGCACAGGCTACCTCGCTGGTTCCCGTCGCCGCAATGGTCCAGCAAGGATGATTTGCACGCATATGGTGCACCTATACACGGGACACCATCATCGGGGCGTTTGTGGCCGAAGCCGAAGAGATTCATGCAACGCAAACACCACCGCCCATTGGTCAAACGTTGACCTCCATTTCATCTTGGGTGGTATGTTTAGAGATGCAGTAACGGATCAACAAATGCTATATCAGTTTTGCATGTGTTAGAGAGATTTAAGGCCCGTTCGGAGGCTCTCCACTCCTCGACTCTCTCCCGGAGCGGCCGGAGCTACAGTTTAAAATTATGGAGTGGCCGAAGAGGTACTCCGCAGATCCTCGTATTCTGCGGAGCTGGGCCAGTGCCGAACAGGGCCTTAGTTGATAAGTTCATCTCTTAAATTTCGTTGATGCAAAACCAAAGTTACAGTTTTCCATTGTGTGAGATTCGGGTATTCCATCAGCTATGGAGTTATGGTTGATTGTATATTATCGACTTCTGTTCTAACTTCTGATGTTTACACATAAATTCTGAGTTTTTGGTTATTTTATTAGCAAATCAATGCTAGGCACTACTGTCATTTCAATGCTGATGATCATGTTATTTTTAGTGCCTGCTACCGGTTATCAGTTTCATGTTATTATGTCACATATATCCAAACGGTTTTCCCCATTATTTGCAGCTATGTACCTTTCAGAAACGTAAGCCACCATTTTTTCATCATAGCCTCCAGAGATTAGACTCACCACCCCCACCATCCTTCTTATTCTACCCTAACTTCACTCAAGTTTTTAAACAAATACATCAACCAAATAAACCAACAACAGGCTCAAGCACGCGCGAGGCGCCCCTGCCTGCTAGTAGCTTTAATGTCGAGCACCTTTTCACTTCAGGCCATCTTAATTACACTTTAAGAAGGTGAGTGACGGCCACGCTCCCCTCCCCTCCCGGTCGCTCCCGCGAGCGGCCCGGGGGGTAAACCTAGCCGCCACCCAAACTCCCTCCCCTCCCGGTCGCTCCCGCGAGCGGCCCGGGGGGTAAACCTAGCCGCCACCCAAACTCCCTCCCCTCCCGGTCGCTCCCGCGAGCGGCCCGGGGGGTAAACCTAGCCGCCACCCAAACTCCCTCCCCTCCCGGTCGCTCCCGCGAGCGGCCCGGGGGGTAAACCTAGCCGCCACCCAAACTCCCTCNNNNNNNNNNNNNNNNNNNNNNNNNNNNNNNNNNNNNNNNNNNNNNNNNNNNNNNNNNNNNNNNNNNNNNNNNNNNNNNNNNNNNNNNNNNNNNNNNNNNNNNNNNNNNNNNNNNNNNNNNNNNNNNNNNNNNNNNNNNNNNNNNNNNNNNNNNNNNNNNNNNNNNNNNNNNNNNNNNNNNNNNNNNNNNNNNNNNNNNNNNNNNNNNNNNNNNNNNNNNNNNNNNNNNNNNNNNNNNNNNNNNNNNNNNNNNNNNNNNNNNNNNNNNNNNNNNNNNNNNNNNNNNNNNNNNNNNNNNNNNNNNNNNNNNNNNNNNNNNNNNNNNNNNNNNNNNNNNNNNNNNNNNNNNNNNNNNNNNNNNNNNNNNNNNNNNNNNNNNNNNNNNNNNNNNNNNNNNNNNNNNNNNNNNNNNNNNNNNNNNNNNNNNNNNNNNNNNNNNNNNNNNNNNNNNNNNNNNNNNNNNNNNNNNNNNNNNNNNNNNNNNNNNNNNNNNNNNNNNNNNNNNNNNNNNNNNNNNNNNNNNNNNNNNNNNNNNNNNNNNNNNNNNNNNNNNNNNNNNNNNNNNNNNNNNNNNNNNNNNNNNNNNNNNNNNNNNNNNNNNNNNNNNNNNNNNNNNNNNNNNNNNNNNNNNNNNNNNNNNNNNNNNNNNNNNNNNNNNNNNNNNNNNNNNNNNNNNNNNNNNNNNNNNNNNNNNNNNNNNNNNNNGGAGGGATGGGGCTTCGACGTGGTCGAGCCGCCATCACTGGCATCGTGGGTGCCGGGAGTGGCCGGGTGAGGCACCTCCCCTTCCCCTTTCCCCGGCCTGAGGCTTCGTGGCTGTTGTCCCATGCGATGTCCGAGGCGGGACGGTTTTCAGGTTGCGGCGATGGTGGGAGTTGGCTCCGTCCAAAGCTGTCTCCTTTGAGAGTGCCGGGACGGTCTGGATGCTGGGCGGCTGCCCTCGCGGTGAGAGATGCGTGCATCTTGGGCAGATTGCGCAACTCGGGTGCGGGCGAGCAGACATGGCCGCGCGGGTGGCATGGATGTGGGTGATTGCCAGAGCAGGTGATGCCGATGGGTTGGTGCACCGGGGTACATCACTTGCCAAGTCCTCGTACTGCCGACAGTGGCGGCATCCGCGGACGTCATTTCCTCCCTGCAGGCTCCGTCGCGGTGCTTCCTTTCCCGTCGGTTTACTCCGGGTGAAAGCCTGATCTGCGTGATCGGACGGTGGCGGCTATGGTCGTACCCTTATTGGAGGCACCGTTTTGGAGTCCTTGCTCTGTCGTCGGTCGTCTCACCTCTCCTCGGTGATTTCTCATGGTGATCTCTGTCGGCTCAAGGCGATGCCTCTTTACTCATCTTTAGTGTGCTTTGTAGTTCGTTGGAGTGGTGTGTCGGTGCCCGGCACCCTTGTATCTCGCCCTGAgtgtgtgttcttgccttgggtgcaTGGTGTGTGTCATGGTGGTGTGTGTTTGTATCGGATCTCAGTTGTATCGGTGTTGGATGCTTTATAATATAAaagtgggggaaaaccctttttcttAATTACACTTTAAAAAGCACACCTGCCTCCAGGTTCAGGAATTACAAACACAAATCTCAACCCAGAATTATTCGAAAAGCATGCAAACACAGGACTGAAAAATTACAAACATTTCAAACATCATGCCGGCAATTTGGCAATTTACCATTTGatgttgcacaacatgatcatgccATACCGCTCCTTCCGGTTGACAGCATCGTAATCTTGCATCATGCTGCAGCTCAAGACTGATGTTCAGATAGGCTTTCCAGGTGCTTATCCACGATGTCCAAACCACACATTTCCTTCACACACGTCATTGGCGCAGGGACGTCAAGCTGGAACGCGATCTCGGAGCTTCCAAACTCCTTCCTCGCTGCCCGGATGGCTTCTCTCACTGCACAATGGACGGATGCTGCGAGAACCAGGGCAGGTTCCCCAGAGGCTGGTAGAGGCACCACTTTTTAACTAATGATAATTTCCAGCTGGAAAAATAAAATAGATTGTATCCATATTGCTCTAGGGAAATCACACCCGTACCTTTCGACGAGAGCACACGATTCTTATGGTACCCAGTGTTGAGCACCTCGGCATTGAATTGCTTTGGGATGGTGTCGACACTCGGGATCTTGTAGACCCATGTGCTGTCGCTCACGACTAGTCCATCAGCATTTGTTTCATGTTCTTCGTTTATGAAGAAACCAATTCCTTGTATGAAGGAGCCTTCAATCTGTAAGATGAATGCTAGATATcagatatgaatgtggagaagttcTGATAAGAACTCTAGTGTACTTAATCTCACTCTATTGCAAAGCAAGGCTTTGTGAAATAATATTCATGTTTACTACACAATGGTAAAAAAGAGTATAGGACAGTGCAAAATATCTCAAACCTGGCCCAAGTCCACTGCAGGGTTCAAACTCTTTCCACAGTCATACACAAGGTCGCTCCGTAGTAAAGTAATGACTCCTGTAAGAAGATCAATCTCTACCTGGATTTTTAGTAAAAAGTGAAAAGGAAATCAGAAAAGAATTACAATATCATCCATATGTAGAACATCCAGTAACTATTGAACTATGTTAGTCTGATTGACATTTAGCAGAATATTTTTGTACCTCACTTATACCAGCTCCGTAGTTCAGATAGGTACTGGATTCTTGGCTAGGTACCCAATATGTACTTGAGGACAAATTAACATTATCCTTAACGGCCTGTTTGGCAACATTAAATCATACAACGGTTAACCGTTAGCACACATAAAAATAACAATTTCCATACACAAATGTTTTACTCCCATATAGAATAAAAAACCAGAGGGAAATAGAAAAGAACCTGAGCAATCAAAGCATCCCATGAAACAACACCGTCGGGTTGCTGCTTGAGCTTCTCCATGACTGGCTTTAGTCTGTCAACCAGCATGTTGCAGGCCTCAAGGGTTGCTGCACAGTTAGATTCAGACGAAGTGCTGCCGGCGGTGAGCCCACCTTGGATCAAGTTCAGAGTATCAGCCTGAAGAACACGCACTCTATCAAGAAGGGATTCACATCCATCAGACCACAGCTGTCCCAAAGCGAAAGCTGTCATTTGCTGTACTTTGGTCCACAGCCCTTGCCCAATCTCAATGCCTCCAACCTCAACCACAATGAAACCATCGTTGAGCACAGAAACTCTTCCAGGAGCTGGCCGTGGCGCCACCTTGAATACGAGGGGCACGCAAGAGATACCCCGCTTCCGCCACTTGCTGCAGCTGTTGAACTGCCTGCTGGATTCGGCTCGATGCAGGTAGCTCGATGTGGTGAGCAACCTATCAAAGATAGAATGCAATGTGTACGTAGAAGCTTCGTCCGTGCTTTCTGGATAGAACAACACAAGGCTGTCATAGGTGTGGAAATTCTTCTGCCTGACACTATTAGCATCGAGTGACAGCACCGAAGCGACATGCTCGATGATAGCTTCAGCGATAAAAGATCCCTGAGCATCTCCAGGAGCACGCATTACTGACTTGGATGTGTTGTTTGTTTTACAGAGCTTGATGTCGAACGAGAGAGCACCCCAGTTGTATTTCTTCAGACCTGAAATGATGGTGTCTGGCATTATGGGGCTAGCATCTGGAGAAATTCCAGCGTTGATTAGTATGTCCAGGTGCAAGGCTGTGATTCTCCCATCAGACTTGAAACCAACAGAGTAGAATGCTTTTATGGGGTGCCGACCCCCTATCATGATCATGTCAGTACTGCGGTTGAGATACATCCGCACAGGACGACGTAACTTGAATGCACAGAGTGCAGCTGCCGTTGCTACCTACAAAAATATAAATTGTTGGATCAGTGAGCACAACACAGCTGAAATGGTTAATGTCTTTTGCTTTCTTGAATGAACGGTAAAATGGCCAAACTTATGTTAAAAGCTATCACCAGAAAACAAGGAATGTTAGTTGTACAAACATTAGCAGATTAGATGTTGCATCGTGAACTCATCTAATGTGAAGCCTGTCATACACTCATGTTCGTTGAAGGTATATACTAGAAGTAAAAAAAAACATTTATTCATATAAAGATACTACCTCCATCCGGAATTAGTTGATGCCCAAATGGatgttccggacggagggagtacttgttagaTTCTTTCAGTTGTGCTGCATGGGCTATGAATTTGTTTTGCCGCTTTTGTCGGACTGTTGTTTAAACTTATTAGATTCCTACTTACATTGCATGATCTGAATGCCTTCCCACCAAAGCCTCCTCCAACCCTTCTTGTAATGACACGCACGCTGCTGAACGGAATGCCGAGACACTTGGCTATTGAACTCTGCGCAACCTCAGGGTATTGTGATGAAATGTAGACCACCATGGTGTTATCTTCATCTGGAATTGCTAGAGTCGTTTGTGTTTCCATGTAGAAGTAGTATTGAGAGGCAAGTTTCACCTGTGATCATTGAAGGTATACATATACTTTGACAAAGTTGCATCACAACAATACAAACTTTCATGCAGTTAGTATGTTAGTGTGAAAATTAAATGGTAACTATAAAAAAAGATTCAATCACCAGATTAACTACAAACACCATACCAGACCTGATGAGGAACAATAGAtgaggaaaagaaaaataaagtcATATATCAAATCTGTTTGGCTACTTTTAGATATTTCTACTCTAGTGTGGTATTTCCTTTCTTTCCTTTAACCTAGCTACAATTTTCTAGAGTCTTCTAGTTATGAGTAGCTATGAGTATAATGATGAATATTAGGTAATGTTTTCTAGAGTGTCCCAACTATAAGTAGAAGTGAGATGTGAAGGCTTCTCAAAGCAGTATAAATAGAGGTCCTCAACTCTTAGTTTGTGACCAGCCTCTGTACCGGACATGGAGTATGTGAGCTTGAGCTCACATGCAtcctttgctacagtaaaattgatTATTTTTTTTAAGTTTGAAAAAATCTGAATTCTTTTGGCAATAAACATTGATGTGTGTTACACATGCGTGCCAATTTTCGTGATGAAATGACATTTGTGGAggcctcggcaaaaaagacaaaatcatgcTCGAAAAAACTGTTTttggaagcattttggagcatcgattttgttttttcaACGAAACCTGCATGAATGTCATTTTGTCATGAATTTTTTCACGAGGCATCAATGTTTGTTgtaaaaaaaatcagttttttttgaaatttttaaatattttttcaaTTTTACTATAGCAAAGGGTgcatgtgagctcgagctcacaataGCACTTTCGCCTCTGTACCCCACTACCTATAATAGAACTGGGTGTTCTCATGTAAGATCTTGGACTAGGTCTTGTGCTCTAGGAGTTTTGGATTGAACTCCTGCTGCCCTATCGGCCCTATCCCCGCCTCTAGAGCGATATCTAGCGCAACACGTTGAAGTTGTTCCTTCAACACTTGTGCTGTGCGCATTGTAGCAgcaaggtggagttgctcctcGACAACCTTTGTGCTGCTTCAAGACCCCAAATTAATTAAATGATAGTGATTGTAAAGTTATATATGAAATAGAAAGTGGCGTCCACTAGGATAGTATCATCAATTTTGGCTGGCCTAAATATAATTGTGTTTGCTCAAATTTGATGTTATCCTTTTGTATCAATATAACATAGTAATGCCAAATGCATATGGTTCAGTTGAAAATAGATACTATCAAAAATAAAGTTTAGAAGTTTGTATTGGTAAGTATGAAAAGTTCCATTAAATTTTGAGTAATGCATGTTAAGTATAAAAAGTTCTATTAATTTTTGAGTAATGCAAGTGAGATGTTAGAATGGAAAAGGTCTCACAGTATTTTGAATTAACATACTTCTGTTGAGAGGATCTTGTGATCAGCTTCTGCCATGCCCTTGCAAAAATCTCCGACTTGTTTTGGATACATCTTAGGAGGAACTTCGAAGTAGCTGTTGTTTTGTACAGCTTGTTCTACAGTTAAGATTGGTGGCTTCAAATCTTTTGTGTCATATTCAACAACAACCTGTTTTCCTGCCAAGTTGGCGTATCTCTGAGTTTCTGCAATCTGAAGTGAAGTCCACATTTTAGTGACATCATTATTGAAGAAATACAGAATATATATTTTTGTTCTTAGAGCAAAAGATAAGTAGCTAATGCTCACTTGTAATTAGGGGCAAATTTGCACTAATCAATTAGTTTAATTCAATACAGTCACCCTCTGTGTTTACTGCTTAGAACTAAATACAATCCCGGAGAAAGTGTAACATCAACACAATATATTTTTGGCATATCCACTTTCATTGAGTTTCAATAAGCAATCTTGTGAAACAAACAGAGATATAGGTGCTCCTACTACAGAAAATTTCTGTAGGCGTTTATTTAACCCAATCTAATAGGTGGTTTCTTAGGGAATTTTACAAGTAAATCTTTAGATAGatataaatataaataaataaataaatatatttttttggACAAACAAATTTGTGAAATTAAGGTGTCATTATTTTAATTTTTACAGATTTGCCCCTCCTTAAATTTTTCTTATTCCATACCATTCAGGAACCTTTTTCTCAAAGAGGAATAATGAAGAAAAATCCATTTATGAATTGCCTTTATTATACAAGAAAATTTTATTGTCGAGTGAACATTAAAATATGAAAGATAAGTACCACGACACCAAGAGCTTGTCCAGCGTACTCAACAACTGGAGCACCAAAAAGTGGTTCGTCCCCAAACATCAAGCTTGATCCAATATTTTGCCCTCCACTTGGAATGTCATTTGCAGAAACAAAGGTGAGGATCTTCTCTGATGCTAAAGAAGCCTTGAACTTGATATTCTTGACATGTGCAAGAGATTGTGTGCTGTAAATAAACTCTCCGTAAAGGCAATTTTTTGGAGCAGGAATATCATCTACATATACTGCCTCCCCTGCAGTACAGAAAAGAAATTATATCAGTTTGTAGCTAATCCTAAAGGAAGGATAATTTAGCGAGGAAGGAAACTTCTAGATCCCATTAAGAATTCGGATGGTGTGAGATAACCACATACCGGATGCTTGAAGCTCAACTGCATATTTCTTAATCGGCTCACCAACTGGTTTATATTCATCAATGGAAATTGTTTCTCGACGTGAAGACAACGGAAGGTTACAAATATCATCTGTATCTAAAGAACCAGCAGAACTAATATTCAGAGTTTTTCCAGGCCCTTTGATTCCTTTAGCAAATGGAGACAAGTAACTGAAGAGAAATCCAACAGCCACACTGACTCTGTATTCAGGATGTGATGTTCCTTCCATTGGTACAATTGTTTCTCTAAGGAGCTGAACTGCTTCAAGCACAACAGATGGAGTGAGTACTTTTCCGGTTAGGTGTTGTTCAACTTTTGTTGCTCTAATAGCATGTTCTGTCCCATAGG
It contains:
- the LOC119340240 gene encoding putative aldehyde oxidase-like protein isoform X2 — encoded protein: MSGFHASQCGFCTPGMCMSIFTSLANADKSKRPEPRKGFSKLTVSEAERAFSGNMCRCTGYRPIVDACKSFASDVDLEDLGLNIFWKKGDKGSDVSKLPAYTLGGGVCTFPDFLKSEIKSSLLHLTDVSDVTVSGVDWYHPKSIGQYYDLLNSGIFSDCTVKVVVGNTSAGVKGYKDRDLYNKYIDIGGIPELSVIWEKDSGIEIGAATPISKTIDILEQEAGSILCPNGSVVFRKLAEHMSKVATPFVRNTASLGGNIILAQKYPFPSDIATILLGAASTVRLQVYSETLEVTFEEFLEKPPLDPSTLLLSVFIPNWASDSQKESNVILETYRAAPRPLGNAVSYINSAMLGHVSLNEPSGDLVLSNLHMAFGAYGTEHAIRATKVEQHLTGKVLTPSVVLEAVQLLRETIVPMEGTSHPEYRVSVAVGFLFSYLSPFAKGIKGPGKTLNISSAGSLDTDDICNLPLSSRRETISIDEYKPVGEPIKKYAVELQASGEAVYVDDIPAPKNCLYGEFIYSTQSLAHVKNIKFKASLASEKILTFVSANDIPSGGQNIGSSLMFGDEPLFGAPVVEYAGQALGVVIAETQRYANLAGKQVVVEYDTKDLKPPILTVEQAVQNNSYFEVPPKMYPKQVGDFCKGMAEADHKILSTEVKLASQYYFYMETQTTLAIPDEDNTMVVYISSQYPEVAQSSIAKCLGIPFSSVRVITRRVGGGFGGKAFRSCNVATAAALCAFKLRRPVRMYLNRSTDMIMIGGRHPIKAFYSVGFKSDGRITALHLDILINAGISPDASPIMPDTIISGLKKYNWGALSFDIKLCKTNNTSKSVMRAPGDAQGSFIAEAIIEHVASVLSLDANSVRQKNFHTYDSLVLFYPESTDEASTYTLHSIFDRLLTTSSYLHRAESSRQFNSCSKWRKRGISCVPLVFKVAPRPAPGRVSVLNDGFIVVEVGGIEIGQGLWTKVQQMTAFALGQLWSDGCESLLDRVRVLQADTLNLIQGGLTAGSTSSESNCAATLEACNMLVDRLKPVMEKLKQQPDGVVSWDALIAQAVKDNVNLSSSTYWVPSQESSTYLNYGAGISEVEIDLLTGVITLLRSDLVYDCGKSLNPAVDLGQIEGSFIQGIGFFINEEHETNADGLVVSDSTWVYKIPSVDTIPKQFNAEVLNTGYHKNRVLSSKASGEPALVLAASVHCAVREAIRAARKEFGSSEIAFQLDVPAPMTCVKEMCGLDIVDKHLESLSEHQS
- the LOC119340240 gene encoding putative aldehyde oxidase-like protein isoform X1, whose protein sequence is MRLERVVFALNGRRYEVAAGDVHPGTTLLEFIRTRTPFTGTKLGCGEGGCGACVVLIATYDPTKDAVTEFSASSCLTLLYNINLCSVISTEGLGNTQDGFHSIQKRMSGFHASQCGFCTPGMCMSIFTSLANADKSKRPEPRKGFSKLTVSEAERAFSGNMCRCTGYRPIVDACKSFASDVDLEDLGLNIFWKKGDKGSDVSKLPAYTLGGGVCTFPDFLKSEIKSSLLHLTDVSDVTVSGVDWYHPKSIGQYYDLLNSGIFSDCTVKVVVGNTSAGVKGYKDRDLYNKYIDIGGIPELSVIWEKDSGIEIGAATPISKTIDILEQEAGSILCPNGSVVFRKLAEHMSKVATPFVRNTASLGGNIILAQKYPFPSDIATILLGAASTVRLQVYSETLEVTFEEFLEKPPLDPSTLLLSVFIPNWASDSQKESNVILETYRAAPRPLGNAVSYINSAMLGHVSLNEPSGDLVLSNLHMAFGAYGTEHAIRATKVEQHLTGKVLTPSVVLEAVQLLRETIVPMEGTSHPEYRVSVAVGFLFSYLSPFAKGIKGPGKTLNISSAGSLDTDDICNLPLSSRRETISIDEYKPVGEPIKKYAVELQASGEAVYVDDIPAPKNCLYGEFIYSTQSLAHVKNIKFKASLASEKILTFVSANDIPSGGQNIGSSLMFGDEPLFGAPVVEYAGQALGVVIAETQRYANLAGKQVVVEYDTKDLKPPILTVEQAVQNNSYFEVPPKMYPKQVGDFCKGMAEADHKILSTEVKLASQYYFYMETQTTLAIPDEDNTMVVYISSQYPEVAQSSIAKCLGIPFSSVRVITRRVGGGFGGKAFRSCNVATAAALCAFKLRRPVRMYLNRSTDMIMIGGRHPIKAFYSVGFKSDGRITALHLDILINAGISPDASPIMPDTIISGLKKYNWGALSFDIKLCKTNNTSKSVMRAPGDAQGSFIAEAIIEHVASVLSLDANSVRQKNFHTYDSLVLFYPESTDEASTYTLHSIFDRLLTTSSYLHRAESSRQFNSCSKWRKRGISCVPLVFKVAPRPAPGRVSVLNDGFIVVEVGGIEIGQGLWTKVQQMTAFALGQLWSDGCESLLDRVRVLQADTLNLIQGGLTAGSTSSESNCAATLEACNMLVDRLKPVMEKLKQQPDGVVSWDALIAQAVKDNVNLSSSTYWVPSQESSTYLNYGAGISEVEIDLLTGVITLLRSDLVYDCGKSLNPAVDLGQIEGSFIQGIGFFINEEHETNADGLVVSDSTWVYKIPSVDTIPKQFNAEVLNTGYHKNRVLSSKASGEPALVLAASVHCAVREAIRAARKEFGSSEIAFQLDVPAPMTCVKEMCGLDIVDKHLESLSEHQS